Proteins found in one Paenibacillus sp. FSL R10-2782 genomic segment:
- a CDS encoding aminopeptidase: MKDPRILKLAENLVGYSVEVQPGENVLVEMIGTERDLLNAIIHEVGKKGGNVFVQLTDRKVQSAMLRHATKEMVQTWAEIDLNRMKQMHCYIGIRAGENVNDLSDVPEDKMKLYNSIYQHAVHSEQRVKHTKWVVLRYPNDSMAQLANTSTEAFEDFYFNVCNLDYAKMDKAQDALADLMNRTDKVRISGPGTDLNFSIKQIGAIKCSGQCNIPDGEVYSAPVRDSVNGTISYNAQTLYNGITFENVKFRFENGKIVEATSNDTKRLNDILDSDEGARYIGEFAIGFNPYILHPMKDILFDEKIAGSLHFTPGQAYETADNGNRSSIHWDLVLIQRPEYGGGEIYFDDVMIRKDGIFVLPELEPLNPENLK; the protein is encoded by the coding sequence ATGAAAGATCCCAGAATACTAAAGCTGGCAGAAAACCTGGTAGGCTACTCTGTTGAGGTGCAGCCGGGTGAGAACGTGCTGGTTGAAATGATCGGTACGGAGCGGGACCTGCTTAACGCCATTATTCATGAGGTAGGCAAAAAAGGGGGTAACGTTTTCGTTCAGCTCACGGATCGTAAGGTACAGAGTGCCATGCTTCGTCATGCAACAAAGGAAATGGTGCAAACCTGGGCTGAAATAGACCTCAATCGGATGAAACAAATGCATTGCTACATCGGGATTCGCGCTGGTGAAAATGTCAATGATCTGTCAGACGTGCCGGAAGACAAGATGAAATTGTATAATTCGATTTATCAGCATGCGGTACATAGCGAGCAGCGGGTGAAGCATACGAAATGGGTAGTGCTGCGTTATCCGAATGACAGTATGGCGCAATTGGCGAATACGAGCACAGAGGCGTTCGAAGATTTTTATTTCAATGTGTGTAATCTGGATTATGCAAAAATGGATAAGGCGCAGGACGCGCTGGCTGACTTGATGAACCGGACGGATAAGGTGCGGATTAGCGGACCGGGCACAGATCTGAATTTCTCTATTAAGCAAATCGGCGCCATCAAATGCTCCGGTCAATGTAATATCCCGGATGGCGAAGTATATAGCGCACCCGTGCGAGATTCCGTTAACGGAACCATTAGCTATAATGCACAAACGCTGTACAATGGTATCACCTTTGAAAATGTAAAATTCCGCTTTGAGAATGGTAAAATTGTAGAAGCAACGAGTAATGATACGAAGCGGCTGAACGACATTTTGGATTCCGACGAGGGAGCACGCTATATTGGCGAGTTTGCGATTGGGTTCAATCCGTATATTTTGCATCCAATGAAGGATATTCTGTTTGACGAAAAAATCGCAGGTAGCTTGCATTTCACCCCGGGTCAGGCCTATGAAACAGCAGACAACGGCAACCGTTCTTCGATTCATTGGGATTTGGTCTTGATTCAGCGTCCGGAATATGGGGGCGGCGAAATTTATTTTGACGATGTTATGATCCGCAAGGATGGCATTTTTGTGCTGCCCGAGTTGGAGCCGTTAAATCCCGAGAACTTGAAATAA
- a CDS encoding sensor domain-containing diguanylate cyclase: MSDFSTTDQQTLDGKTAQASCAPLFDDKGYTSFAWLQNMDMTPFDFPYINQLLVQGYREWLQQSNGISWVNEEHTAVFNFTGVRVAGREEDDDEDLELVERCSLSGEMEISQRKLRDGSLAFVYMVPLFCRHHKDEAFAALRFTLSAQHSVSEQDALLPAALHFRSCFYTKFEYIFMEDILGMKNRSDREGRRRSILFQIVKRMHDKIDVEGVLDEVFGSIAYLFPHVDITLYMSQDRHSRNPQVKPLLLHERDEDVCVRAFMKGQMAVNEPVGTEGEMTEIGIPLRGKQGVYGVFHMILPSGAKSMKKVDVELIAMMADTAGTAFENAKLLEQSNVLIHELRLINELVQRLNQSLKLNEIFEFAVQELLKMFLADFCCIVQLDQEENCFKVTSSNVESLRLHSYSGEDGFAGLIRRTGEPVIVSDYRKEGKVSSDFMDMTDSHSLMAVPMKTSGTPRGAILLSSKLPHFFSYDNYKMLQMLAPHIGLAVTNAMLHAEVRRLANMDMLTGLYVRHYVDKVIQRHQEKDFCGSLILVDIDQFKQVNDTYGHQTGDQILKSVSDIVRSATRSEDVCARWGGEELAIYLPQLGVQQALEYAEKIRYRVQHETQPQVTVSCGIAEWNWLDEQISIESLFYRADMALYEAKNEGRNRVVIDHVSNS; the protein is encoded by the coding sequence ATGTCGGACTTTTCAACAACGGATCAGCAAACGCTTGACGGTAAAACAGCCCAGGCTAGCTGTGCCCCGCTGTTTGATGATAAAGGATATACGTCTTTTGCCTGGCTCCAAAACATGGATATGACACCATTTGATTTCCCCTATATTAATCAGCTTCTTGTCCAAGGATATCGAGAATGGTTGCAGCAGAGCAATGGCATATCATGGGTTAATGAAGAACATACCGCCGTTTTTAATTTTACAGGTGTTCGGGTTGCAGGTAGGGAAGAGGATGATGACGAGGATTTGGAGCTGGTCGAACGTTGCAGCTTGTCTGGAGAAATGGAAATAAGCCAACGCAAGCTTCGGGACGGAAGCCTTGCATTTGTGTACATGGTTCCTCTATTTTGCCGCCATCATAAGGATGAGGCTTTTGCTGCTCTTCGTTTTACACTGTCTGCTCAACATTCTGTTTCCGAGCAGGATGCATTATTGCCAGCAGCTTTGCATTTTAGATCCTGCTTTTATACGAAATTTGAGTATATATTTATGGAAGATATCCTCGGGATGAAGAACCGGAGCGACCGCGAAGGCAGGCGACGCTCTATTTTATTTCAGATTGTAAAGCGGATGCATGACAAGATTGATGTTGAAGGCGTGCTGGACGAGGTATTTGGCAGCATAGCTTACTTGTTTCCGCATGTGGATATCACGTTATATATGAGCCAGGATCGGCATAGTCGTAATCCACAGGTCAAACCTTTGTTGTTGCACGAGCGGGACGAGGATGTATGTGTGCGTGCATTTATGAAAGGTCAAATGGCTGTAAATGAGCCTGTAGGCACGGAAGGAGAAATGACCGAAATCGGCATTCCTTTACGTGGCAAGCAAGGAGTATATGGTGTATTTCATATGATTCTTCCATCCGGTGCCAAAAGCATGAAGAAAGTGGATGTGGAGCTGATCGCCATGATGGCAGACACAGCTGGCACCGCATTTGAAAATGCAAAGCTGCTGGAGCAATCCAATGTGCTCATCCATGAGTTGCGCCTCATTAATGAACTCGTTCAGCGCTTGAATCAAAGCCTTAAGCTGAATGAAATATTCGAGTTTGCTGTGCAGGAATTATTGAAAATGTTCTTGGCTGACTTTTGCTGTATTGTGCAACTCGATCAGGAGGAAAATTGCTTTAAGGTCACATCAAGCAACGTAGAAAGTTTGAGGCTGCACAGTTACTCTGGTGAGGATGGGTTTGCAGGGCTGATACGCAGAACAGGAGAGCCTGTCATCGTGTCAGATTACAGAAAGGAAGGGAAGGTATCCTCCGATTTTATGGATATGACCGACTCCCATTCTTTGATGGCGGTACCTATGAAGACCAGCGGTACGCCGAGAGGGGCTATTTTATTGTCCAGCAAGCTCCCTCACTTTTTTTCGTACGATAACTACAAAATGCTGCAAATGCTGGCTCCCCATATCGGTTTGGCTGTAACAAATGCCATGCTGCATGCTGAGGTACGGCGTCTGGCCAATATGGACATGTTAACGGGTTTGTATGTACGTCATTATGTGGACAAAGTGATTCAGAGGCATCAGGAGAAAGATTTTTGCGGATCTCTCATTCTGGTGGACATTGATCAGTTCAAACAGGTGAATGATACATACGGGCATCAGACAGGTGACCAGATATTGAAAAGCGTCAGCGATATTGTTCGTTCGGCGACTCGCAGCGAGGATGTATGTGCTAGATGGGGTGGCGAGGAACTGGCGATCTATTTGCCGCAGCTTGGGGTGCAGCAGGCGTTGGAATATGCGGAAAAAATTCGTTATCGCGTACAACATGAGACCCAGCCACAGGTGACCGTCTCCTGCGGAATTGCCGAATGGAATTGGCTGGATGAGCAGATTAGTATCGAATCTTTATTTTACAGGGCGGATATGGCTCTGTATGAGGCGAAAAATGAAGGGCGCAACCGGGTTGTTATTGATCATGTCAGTAATTCATAG
- the rpsD gene encoding 30S ribosomal protein S4: MARYTGPKFKLSRRLGISLSGTGKELKRPFPPGQHGANQRRKISNYGMQLQEKQKLRHMYGLGEKQFRTLFNKAQHMHGIAGENFMFLLESRLDNLVFRLGFANSRAGARQLVAHGHVTVNGKKVDIASYQVSLGDVIGLRERSRSLSSIKEALENRNHLAAYLEYNDAALEGKYIRLPERGELSQDIDEKQIVEFYNR; this comes from the coding sequence ATGGCACGTTACACTGGTCCTAAATTTAAATTGAGCCGTCGTCTGGGGATTTCCCTGAGCGGCACAGGTAAAGAATTGAAACGCCCTTTCCCTCCGGGACAACATGGTGCAAACCAACGGAGAAAAATCAGCAACTACGGTATGCAGCTTCAAGAAAAACAAAAGCTGCGTCACATGTACGGCTTGGGTGAAAAACAATTCCGCACTCTGTTCAACAAAGCTCAACACATGCACGGTATCGCTGGTGAGAACTTCATGTTCTTGCTGGAAAGCCGCCTGGACAACCTCGTGTTCCGTCTTGGCTTTGCTAACTCCCGTGCAGGCGCACGTCAATTGGTAGCACACGGTCACGTTACTGTGAACGGTAAAAAAGTTGACATCGCTTCTTACCAAGTAAGCCTGGGCGACGTGATCGGTCTTCGTGAAAGAAGTCGTTCCCTGTCTTCCATCAAAGAAGCTTTGGAAAACCGCAACCACTTGGCAGCTTACTTGGAGTACAATGATGCAGCTCTGGAAGGCAAATACATCCGTTTGCCTGAGCGTGGCGAATTGTCCCAAGATATCGATGAAAAACAAATCGTCGAATTCTACAACCGCTAA
- a CDS encoding effector binding domain-containing protein yields MDYFKRIQCAIEFIEMNLREELKITEIASQACFSAFHFQRLFQAISGFTVQQYIRKRRLSEAAVGLKQSNQKVLDIALEYQYSSQEAFTRAFEKSFGVTPGRYRNGDIDISPQHKINFLDYQKNTKGDLDVNKPVMLQLDTIKIIGYEYKTNLNHEQHYNEIPGFYDHFGRNEHFMRIPNKIAPGISYGIACYFQDNGEFSFVIGEEVEGEAEDLAKDFIYMEIPSGRYAEFNASGPNGRVQDVRNYIYGTWLPNSNFERREGPDFEITDVMNSSFPDLDIKVYIPIE; encoded by the coding sequence ATGGACTACTTTAAAAGAATACAGTGTGCGATTGAGTTTATTGAAATGAATCTTCGGGAGGAGTTGAAAATTACTGAAATTGCTTCGCAAGCTTGCTTTTCAGCCTTTCATTTTCAGCGGCTTTTTCAGGCGATTTCTGGCTTTACGGTTCAACAGTATATAAGGAAGAGAAGATTATCGGAGGCGGCTGTAGGGCTGAAACAGTCTAATCAAAAGGTATTAGATATTGCTCTTGAATACCAGTACAGTTCGCAAGAAGCGTTTACACGTGCTTTTGAAAAAAGTTTTGGTGTCACCCCGGGGAGATACCGGAACGGTGATATAGATATTTCTCCACAACACAAGATCAATTTTCTGGATTATCAAAAGAACACCAAAGGGGATTTGGATGTGAATAAGCCGGTGATGTTGCAACTCGATACGATTAAGATTATAGGGTATGAATACAAAACAAACCTGAATCATGAGCAGCATTATAATGAGATTCCAGGATTTTATGATCACTTTGGAAGGAATGAGCATTTTATGCGCATTCCGAACAAAATTGCACCGGGGATATCGTACGGTATTGCTTGCTATTTTCAAGATAATGGTGAATTTTCGTTCGTGATTGGCGAGGAAGTTGAGGGAGAAGCGGAGGATTTGGCAAAGGACTTCATCTATATGGAGATTCCATCAGGAAGGTATGCCGAATTTAACGCTTCAGGTCCGAATGGCCGGGTTCAGGATGTACGAAACTATATCTACGGCACATGGCTTCCCAACTCTAATTTTGAGCGTAGGGAAGGACCGGATTTTGAAATCACCGATGTGATGAATTCTTCCTTTCCAGATTTGGATATTAAGGTATATATACCGATCGAATAA
- a CDS encoding transglycosylase domain-containing protein — protein MVEEKNNVSEPKPSRLWTYMRRLGRVIKWVVIIGFMGALFAGGAAAGYVASIVKSEPVRSRSMIEQEVGKNAITGFAYFNDGSPIGQLRTEEDRRPVTFKEIPQLVINAVIAIEDNHFYEHKGVDLSGTLRAIKQKALHESVQTGGSTLTQQLARRVFLNLDRTDDRKIKEILLSLRLERFLSKQQIITAYLNKVPFGNGSSGYNVFGIKAAAKGIFNENDLNKLNVAQAAYLAGLPQLPSSYSAYNGKGEFNESGFKRAINRQHLVLSRMLEENKINQAQYDEAMAFDIKKSLAPRTVKAYNTYPYLMMETERQAAQALMSVTNPGQAANASADAKTKDDNDLLKEAEQQLRTGGYMVYTTIDKSIYKSMRQIAENKNNFSSTSKTKGDEQAAAILIQHRTGAILGMMEGRDFQKEQMNYATQMVRQPGSAMKPIAAYLPALDSGLVQPGSIVDDAPIILKDGSNGYHIPKNSNNRYQGLVTARYALNQSLNTIALKLFNEKVGISKAWDFAKKLGITTLEPSDNNAQTGVLGGLAHGVTVEELTNAYGAIPNGGVFNDAYMIEKIVDSQGNIVYKHQPNPVQAFTPQTAYLMTDMLRTAVSEGTGRLVKRNFNQAGKIPIAGKTGTTQSYTDVWFEGFTPDVTLGVWVGYKQPVNKLETKAQKERARRLWAQIMNEVTAKDPDLFQTDSFKRPDGIVTRTASAYGSDIYNIKYPPKNSENGVTRAKYITYQGVNYIPRDGTPDDMLNEQTVSKREKPISELIKELQQAFTVMRRHNSLSYYLPQDADKAAPTQIDPRKDDGADPSAPSNVSVSYSDGKAMISFSPSGNSDVVGYRLYRSTDGGSFQRLGKVVMADGSKVFSDSPGSSSSSYYVTAVDVGGHESEPSSQASTAPVAPPVDPENPIVPGEGNGTESKPTELPTAPGQPQAKAAGSAVALQWSAGKPADAITGYNVYYSESGAEPFTNIGSTASTSFQYKAGSKPKGWFRITSMNALGESAPSGAVRP, from the coding sequence ATGGTTGAAGAAAAAAACAATGTGTCAGAGCCAAAGCCTTCCCGCTTATGGACATACATGCGAAGGCTCGGCCGTGTCATAAAGTGGGTCGTCATCATCGGTTTTATGGGAGCGCTGTTTGCAGGAGGAGCCGCAGCCGGCTATGTAGCCTCTATTGTGAAAAGCGAGCCTGTACGCTCCAGATCCATGATTGAACAGGAAGTAGGCAAAAATGCAATTACAGGCTTCGCTTATTTCAATGACGGCTCACCTATCGGACAGCTCCGGACAGAAGAAGATCGGCGTCCTGTCACGTTTAAAGAGATTCCGCAACTCGTCATTAACGCAGTCATTGCCATTGAAGATAACCATTTTTATGAGCATAAAGGTGTCGATCTGTCGGGAACGCTTCGGGCTATAAAACAAAAAGCTTTGCATGAATCCGTACAAACCGGGGGGAGCACCCTGACCCAGCAGCTCGCCCGTCGTGTCTTTCTGAATCTGGATCGCACGGATGACCGCAAGATCAAGGAAATTTTGCTCTCTCTGCGTCTTGAGCGCTTCCTGAGCAAGCAGCAAATTATTACGGCTTATCTCAATAAAGTACCTTTTGGTAACGGGTCAAGCGGCTATAACGTCTTTGGGATCAAAGCAGCGGCCAAAGGTATTTTTAATGAGAATGATCTGAATAAGCTGAATGTGGCTCAAGCCGCCTATCTGGCAGGTCTGCCACAGCTTCCTTCCTCTTATTCGGCTTACAACGGTAAGGGCGAATTTAATGAGTCCGGCTTTAAAAGGGCAATCAACCGCCAGCACCTGGTACTCAGCCGAATGCTGGAGGAGAACAAAATCAATCAGGCACAGTATGATGAGGCGATGGCTTTTGATATCAAAAAGTCGCTCGCTCCACGCACGGTTAAAGCCTACAACACGTATCCGTATCTTATGATGGAAACGGAACGGCAAGCGGCACAGGCACTTATGTCGGTCACAAATCCGGGTCAAGCGGCCAATGCCAGTGCAGATGCCAAAACCAAGGATGATAACGACTTGCTCAAAGAAGCTGAACAGCAGCTTCGAACAGGTGGTTATATGGTATACACCACTATTGATAAAAGTATTTACAAGTCGATGCGCCAAATCGCAGAGAACAAAAATAATTTCTCATCCACAAGTAAAACCAAGGGTGACGAACAGGCAGCCGCCATTCTTATCCAGCATAGAACCGGCGCGATTCTCGGTATGATGGAAGGCCGGGATTTCCAAAAGGAACAGATGAACTATGCTACTCAAATGGTACGCCAGCCGGGATCGGCTATGAAGCCGATTGCAGCATATCTGCCTGCATTGGATAGCGGTCTTGTGCAGCCTGGCAGCATCGTGGATGATGCACCTATTATTTTGAAGGATGGCAGCAATGGGTATCACATCCCGAAAAACTCCAATAACCGCTATCAGGGGCTGGTCACGGCCCGCTATGCGCTGAATCAGTCACTAAATACAATAGCACTCAAGCTGTTTAACGAAAAAGTAGGTATCAGCAAAGCTTGGGATTTTGCCAAGAAGCTAGGCATTACCACCTTGGAACCAAGCGATAACAACGCTCAGACGGGTGTACTGGGCGGCCTGGCCCACGGGGTCACAGTCGAGGAACTGACGAATGCTTATGGTGCGATTCCAAATGGCGGTGTATTTAATGACGCCTACATGATTGAAAAGATTGTGGACTCGCAAGGCAATATTGTTTATAAGCATCAGCCTAATCCTGTACAAGCCTTTACACCACAAACCGCCTATCTGATGACGGATATGCTGCGTACAGCCGTGTCCGAAGGTACAGGCAGACTGGTCAAGCGTAATTTCAATCAAGCTGGTAAGATTCCGATTGCCGGTAAAACAGGCACTACACAATCCTATACTGATGTTTGGTTTGAGGGCTTTACGCCTGACGTCACGCTAGGTGTGTGGGTTGGTTACAAGCAACCTGTCAACAAGCTTGAAACGAAGGCACAAAAAGAGCGGGCACGCCGCCTATGGGCGCAAATCATGAACGAAGTGACCGCAAAGGATCCAGATCTGTTCCAAACCGACAGCTTCAAGCGGCCAGACGGTATTGTAACAAGAACAGCGTCCGCATATGGTTCGGATATTTACAACATTAAGTATCCACCCAAAAACAGTGAAAATGGTGTCACTCGTGCCAAATATATTACCTATCAAGGTGTCAATTACATTCCACGGGACGGCACACCGGATGACATGTTGAATGAGCAGACCGTTAGTAAGCGGGAAAAACCGATTTCAGAGCTGATTAAAGAGCTCCAGCAAGCCTTTACGGTGATGAGACGACATAATTCGTTGTCCTACTATCTGCCTCAGGATGCAGATAAGGCGGCTCCTACCCAGATTGATCCGCGTAAAGACGATGGAGCCGATCCTAGTGCCCCGTCTAACGTTAGCGTAAGCTATAGTGACGGCAAAGCTATGATCAGCTTTAGCCCGAGTGGAAACAGTGATGTCGTAGGATACCGTCTATATCGTTCTACGGATGGGGGCAGCTTCCAACGGCTTGGCAAAGTCGTCATGGCTGACGGCTCCAAAGTGTTCTCTGACAGCCCGGGTAGCAGCAGCTCCAGTTACTACGTAACCGCCGTGGATGTAGGCGGACATGAGTCTGAGCCAAGCTCCCAAGCAAGTACAGCGCCTGTAGCGCCGCCTGTTGATCCTGAGAATCCAATTGTACCGGGTGAAGGAAATGGAACAGAATCGAAGCCTACGGAGCTTCCTACGGCTCCTGGGCAGCCTCAAGCTAAAGCAGCAGGCTCAGCCGTAGCACTCCAATGGAGTGCTGGAAAGCCTGCAGATGCGATTACAGGCTATAACGTGTATTACAGTGAAAGCGGTGCGGAGCCTTTTACAAACATCGGCTCCACCGCATCCACCAGCTTTCAATATAAAGCAGGCAGCAAACCGAAGGGTTGGTTCCGCATCACTTCCATGAATGCCTTGGGAGAATCAGCTCCTTCTGGAGCCGTTCGACCATAA
- the acsA gene encoding acetate--CoA ligase: protein MKIEELQAVVPTSNMGPYEQAYNRFQWEDAERHFTWYESGKVNMAHEAIDRHVEEGRGSKTALLYCDANRHEAYSFSQLRASSNRFGNVLRKYGIGKGERVFIFMPRSPELVISLLGILKVGAVVGPLFEAFMETAVKDRLEDSGAVALVTTPALLSRVKREELPELRHIFVVGDVDEREQGIIDFESEMLTASEELEPEWLSREDGLIIHYTSGSTGKPKGVYHVQNAMIQHYYTGKMVLDLREEDVYWCTADPGWVTGTSYGIFAPWLNGATNVIRGGRFSPEDWYRTIERHQVTVWYSAPTAFRMLMSAGEDIVDKYDLGSLRHVLSVGEPLNPEVVRWGWQVYKQRIHDTWWMTETGGQMICNYPELPIKPGSMGKPLPGIQAAILDDRGQVLPPNRMGHLAVRTPWPSMMNRIWNNPNKFQEYFRFSGWYVSGDSAYMDEDGYFWFQGRIDDVINSSGERIGPFEVESKLLEHPAVAEAGVIGKPDTVRGEIIKAFIALREGYIPSEALQQDIYRFVKEGLSAHAAPREIEFKEKLPKTRSGKIMRRVLKAWELNLPTGDLSTIED from the coding sequence ATGAAGATTGAAGAACTCCAGGCTGTAGTTCCCACATCCAATATGGGCCCGTATGAACAAGCTTACAACCGCTTTCAGTGGGAAGATGCAGAGCGTCATTTTACGTGGTATGAATCAGGCAAAGTGAATATGGCACATGAAGCGATTGACAGACATGTAGAGGAAGGGAGAGGCAGCAAAACGGCGTTGTTGTATTGTGACGCGAACCGCCATGAAGCCTATTCCTTTTCTCAATTGCGTGCCAGCTCCAACAGGTTTGGTAATGTGCTGCGTAAATATGGAATTGGCAAAGGGGAGCGGGTCTTTATCTTCATGCCGCGTTCACCTGAGCTAGTCATTAGTCTGCTTGGCATTTTGAAGGTAGGAGCAGTCGTGGGACCTTTATTTGAGGCATTTATGGAAACGGCGGTCAAGGATCGGCTGGAAGATAGCGGGGCGGTGGCGCTGGTGACAACGCCTGCACTTCTCTCGCGCGTAAAGCGTGAGGAGCTTCCGGAGCTGCGGCATATTTTTGTGGTTGGCGATGTGGACGAACGGGAGCAAGGGATTATTGATTTTGAATCGGAAATGCTTACGGCCTCCGAGGAACTTGAACCGGAGTGGCTGAGTCGTGAGGATGGGTTGATTATTCATTACACGTCAGGCTCAACGGGCAAGCCTAAAGGCGTGTATCATGTGCAAAACGCGATGATTCAGCACTATTATACCGGAAAAATGGTGCTGGATCTGCGTGAAGAGGATGTATATTGGTGTACAGCCGATCCCGGTTGGGTTACAGGAACGTCATATGGCATTTTTGCCCCATGGCTGAATGGAGCAACAAATGTTATTCGTGGCGGTCGTTTTAGCCCCGAGGACTGGTACCGAACCATTGAGCGTCATCAGGTGACTGTATGGTACAGCGCTCCTACGGCGTTTCGGATGCTCATGAGCGCAGGGGAGGATATCGTTGACAAATATGATCTCGGAAGCCTGCGGCATGTGCTATCCGTCGGAGAGCCGCTGAATCCCGAGGTAGTGCGCTGGGGGTGGCAGGTATATAAGCAGCGTATTCATGATACCTGGTGGATGACGGAAACGGGTGGCCAAATGATCTGTAATTACCCTGAGCTGCCGATTAAACCCGGCTCAATGGGAAAGCCATTGCCCGGCATACAGGCCGCTATTCTGGACGACAGAGGGCAAGTGCTGCCGCCTAACCGAATGGGGCATTTGGCGGTACGTACGCCGTGGCCGTCTATGATGAACCGTATATGGAACAACCCGAACAAATTTCAGGAGTATTTCCGTTTTTCCGGCTGGTATGTGTCCGGTGATTCTGCCTATATGGATGAGGATGGATACTTCTGGTTTCAGGGACGAATTGATGATGTCATTAATTCCTCAGGGGAGCGGATCGGTCCATTTGAGGTCGAGAGCAAGCTTCTGGAGCATCCCGCTGTAGCGGAGGCCGGAGTGATCGGAAAGCCGGATACTGTGCGGGGAGAGATCATTAAAGCTTTTATCGCACTTCGTGAAGGCTATATACCCTCGGAGGCTTTGCAGCAGGATATTTATCGCTTTGTCAAAGAAGGGCTGTCTGCCCATGCTGCACCACGTGAAATTGAGTTTAAGGAAAAGCTGCCCAAAACCCGTTCGGGTAAAATTATGAGACGTGTGTTGAAAGCCTGGGAGCTTAATCTGCCTACAGGGGATTTGTCTACCATAGAGGATTGA
- a CDS encoding GNAT family N-acetyltransferase, producing MQHLKLHHLDTLSHNGQKIFVEGPVSVEQLRSFQMHPQLDAFRKPKEQFDALVDISGLPEGRIIIAHDGGTIFGYVTFHYPDEMERWSEAGMKDLLELGAIEVADEYRGLGLGSQMIRVAFEDGQLESYIIFTTEYYWHWDLKGSGLSVWEYRRMMERLMKTVNMVWYATDDPEICSHPANCLMVRMGEDVPLTSREQFDRIRFVRRFMY from the coding sequence ATGCAGCATTTAAAACTGCACCATTTGGACACGCTGAGTCATAACGGGCAAAAGATCTTCGTAGAAGGCCCCGTATCCGTTGAACAGCTGCGTTCATTTCAAATGCATCCACAACTGGACGCCTTTCGCAAGCCAAAGGAGCAATTCGACGCGTTGGTGGATATTTCGGGACTGCCGGAAGGCAGGATTATCATCGCTCATGATGGAGGAACCATTTTCGGATACGTGACTTTTCACTATCCGGATGAGATGGAACGCTGGTCGGAAGCCGGAATGAAGGACCTGCTGGAGCTTGGAGCGATTGAGGTAGCCGACGAATATCGCGGACTGGGTCTGGGAAGCCAAATGATCCGGGTCGCCTTTGAGGATGGACAACTGGAATCCTATATCATCTTTACGACTGAGTACTATTGGCATTGGGATTTGAAAGGCAGCGGTCTCTCCGTATGGGAATACCGTCGCATGATGGAACGTCTGATGAAAACAGTGAATATGGTCTGGTACGCTACGGATGATCCTGAAATATGTTCCCACCCGGCGAATTGCCTAATGGTCCGAATGGGCGAGGATGTCCCCCTCACATCACGGGAACAGTTTGACCGTATCCGGTTTGTGAGAAGGTTCATGTATTAA
- a CDS encoding 5'-methylthioadenosine/adenosylhomocysteine nucleosidase, which translates to MSRIYGLIGAMDEEIELLLAAMTEASKSVKAGITYTKGVIHGQQVVVCKSGVGKVNAAVTTQILIDSFGAEQIIFTGVAGAIHPDLNIGDIVISSKCMQHDMDVTPLGYARGVIPYQDTSEFAADPDLVYLAEQACQSFGDRYIIGKVLSGDQFVASRELVAALYQELDGACTEMEGAAVAQTAHMNAVPYIVLRSMSDKADGSAHVNFGEFTVESSHRSHRIVEYMLKHLS; encoded by the coding sequence ATGAGCCGAATTTATGGACTAATTGGTGCCATGGATGAAGAAATTGAGCTGCTGCTTGCTGCAATGACTGAAGCTAGTAAGTCGGTCAAGGCTGGAATCACCTATACAAAGGGAGTCATTCACGGTCAACAGGTTGTCGTATGCAAGTCTGGTGTAGGTAAGGTCAATGCTGCGGTAACGACACAAATCCTTATCGATAGCTTTGGAGCGGAACAAATCATATTTACAGGAGTGGCAGGAGCGATCCATCCAGATTTAAATATTGGGGATATCGTGATCTCCTCGAAGTGTATGCAGCATGATATGGATGTAACGCCTTTGGGTTATGCCAGAGGGGTCATTCCTTATCAGGATACCTCGGAGTTTGCAGCTGATCCTGATCTTGTTTATCTAGCTGAGCAAGCCTGTCAGTCCTTTGGCGATCGTTATATTATCGGCAAGGTGCTTTCCGGTGACCAGTTTGTCGCCAGCCGTGAGCTGGTAGCCGCATTGTATCAGGAGCTGGACGGTGCCTGTACCGAGATGGAGGGCGCAGCAGTAGCTCAGACAGCCCATATGAACGCTGTGCCTTACATTGTTCTCCGCTCTATGTCTGATAAGGCAGACGGATCTGCCCACGTTAATTTTGGCGAATTCACAGTGGAATCTTCCCATCGTTCCCATCGGATTGTGGAGTATATGCTGAAGCATTTGAGTTAA